One stretch of Aigarchaeota archaeon DNA includes these proteins:
- the sucC gene encoding ADP-forming succinate--CoA ligase subunit beta, translating into MKLYEYEAKQLFSLYNIPVPKFALARTPEEARDITQRLGGKSVLKAQVLVAGRGKAGGIKFAESTQEAYVLAKKLLGMEIKGEKVHSLLVSETVKIERELYLSIVIDRSVGAASILVSSEGGIDIEELAARSPEKIVKVYVDPLVGLKPYHVRRITGAMDLSDEQKKVLQEITMNLYRLFVELDCELAEINPLAIDKEGKLVPVDAKLIIDDNALFRRKEFVEREFAGLSEFESEAKKHGFSYVELDGDIGIIGNGAGLTMATMDIVKLYGGRPANFLDIGGGARADVVEKAASLLLRHPKVKVLLVNVLGGITRCDEVAKGLVNALATYGKNKKLVVRLTGTNEEEGKRILSSAGISAFDSMEDAAKNAVELAKVM; encoded by the coding sequence TTGAAGCTGTATGAGTACGAGGCAAAGCAGCTCTTCTCCTTATACAATATCCCGGTACCGAAGTTTGCTCTAGCGAGAACACCAGAAGAGGCGAGAGATATCACCCAGAGACTGGGCGGCAAGTCTGTCTTAAAGGCTCAGGTTCTGGTCGCAGGAAGGGGTAAGGCAGGCGGTATAAAATTCGCCGAGAGTACGCAGGAAGCATACGTGCTCGCAAAGAAGTTGTTAGGCATGGAAATAAAGGGCGAAAAGGTCCACTCTCTACTCGTAAGTGAAACTGTGAAGATAGAAAGGGAGCTTTACCTAAGCATCGTGATAGACAGATCCGTTGGTGCAGCATCGATACTGGTCTCTTCTGAAGGAGGTATAGACATCGAGGAGCTTGCGGCAAGATCGCCAGAAAAGATCGTAAAGGTCTATGTAGACCCATTAGTAGGTCTAAAACCCTACCACGTAAGAAGGATAACGGGCGCTATGGACCTCTCTGATGAACAGAAAAAAGTACTTCAGGAGATCACTATGAACCTTTACAGACTATTCGTTGAGCTTGATTGCGAACTTGCGGAGATAAACCCGCTGGCAATAGACAAAGAAGGTAAACTCGTACCGGTAGATGCAAAACTCATAATAGACGATAATGCCCTATTCAGAAGGAAGGAGTTTGTCGAACGTGAATTTGCAGGGTTAAGTGAATTTGAGTCAGAGGCAAAGAAGCATGGCTTTAGCTACGTTGAGCTTGACGGTGACATCGGAATAATAGGGAACGGTGCCGGTTTGACCATGGCTACTATGGACATCGTCAAACTCTATGGTGGAAGACCGGCCAACTTCTTGGACATAGGCGGTGGTGCCAGAGCGGATGTTGTGGAGAAAGCAGCATCTTTGCTCTTAAGGCATCCGAAAGTAAAGGTTCTACTCGTCAACGTTCTAGGTGGAATAACGAGGTGTGATGAGGTTGCTAAGGGTCTCGTAAACGCACTAGCTACTTACGGTAAGAACAAAAAATTAGTCGTGAGACTCACAGGAACTAACGAAGAAGAGGGGAAGAGGATACTAAGCAGTGCCGGTATATCAGCGTTTGACTCCATGGAGGATGCGGCCAAAAATGCCGTTGAGCTTGCTAAGGTGATGTAG
- the sucD gene encoding succinate--CoA ligase subunit alpha → MSVLVNRDTRVVVQGITGREGSFHTKAMLDYGTKIVAGVTPGKGGQNVYGVPVYDSVYEAVSKYPDINTSIIFVPSQYAPDAVYEAIEAGIELIVLITEHIPVHDSMKFIRYAKLRNVRIIGPNCPGIISPGESKVGIMPGHVFSKGKVGIVSRSGTLTYEVAQAITKVGLGQSTAVGIGGDPITGTNMIDMLELFREDDETKAVVLIGEIGGDMEERAAEYIKRNNYEKPVIAFVAGRTAPPGKRMGHAGAIISMGTGDAESKVRAFEASGVRVASTPVEVAKLLKDVLKG, encoded by the coding sequence ATGAGTGTGTTGGTGAACAGGGATACGCGCGTCGTCGTTCAAGGTATAACTGGAAGGGAAGGTAGCTTCCACACCAAGGCGATGCTGGATTATGGTACGAAGATTGTAGCCGGCGTCACACCCGGAAAGGGCGGCCAGAATGTCTATGGTGTGCCAGTCTACGACTCCGTCTATGAAGCCGTGAGTAAGTATCCCGACATCAACACCTCGATCATATTTGTACCGTCACAGTACGCACCCGATGCTGTTTATGAGGCCATAGAGGCGGGTATAGAACTAATAGTACTCATAACAGAACACATACCGGTCCACGATTCCATGAAGTTCATAAGGTATGCAAAGCTGAGGAACGTCCGCATAATCGGTCCTAATTGCCCGGGTATAATATCACCGGGAGAATCGAAAGTGGGCATAATGCCCGGCCACGTATTCTCTAAAGGGAAAGTCGGCATAGTATCAAGGAGCGGTACATTAACTTACGAAGTGGCCCAAGCTATAACGAAAGTAGGGTTAGGTCAATCTACCGCAGTAGGCATAGGCGGCGACCCAATCACGGGCACGAATATGATTGATATGTTAGAGCTCTTCAGAGAAGATGATGAAACCAAAGCAGTCGTCCTAATAGGCGAGATAGGTGGTGACATGGAAGAAAGGGCTGCTGAGTACATAAAGAGAAATAACTACGAGAAGCCAGTAATAGCGTTCGTAGCAGGCAGGACTGCGCCGCCTGGAAAGAGGATGGGACATGCGGGTGCGATAATCTCCATGGGCACTGGCGATGCAGAAAGTAAGGTGAGAGCATTCGAGGCGAGTGGTGTAAGAGTTGCTTCAACGCCGGTAGAGGTTGCTAAGTTGTTGAAGGATGTACTGAAGGGTTAG
- a CDS encoding serine/threonine protein phosphatase → MSGPLDEGELIKLLVKSSEVFENEPQLIDIQGECVIVGDVHGDIESVVKALRLLEQNRTLVFLGDYVDRGPYQLESISTLLKAKMENPSRLMLLRGNHESRSMNLYYGFYNVVLSRYSQAVYELFVDVFSKMPVCTLINGKVLCIHGGIAEGLESINQLRMLPKGDDDPTDPIYVQVLWNDPDESVDTFAPSYRGSNIKLFGAPPLENFLKKNGLKMIVRAHEPQPEGFKFMFGNKLLSLFSCRYYGIRPAAALLNKNEIKILSLE, encoded by the coding sequence GTGAGCGGGCCGCTAGATGAAGGGGAACTCATAAAGCTTCTCGTAAAGTCATCAGAAGTATTCGAGAACGAGCCTCAGCTAATAGACATACAGGGTGAGTGTGTAATCGTCGGTGATGTGCATGGTGATATAGAATCGGTCGTTAAAGCGCTGAGATTGCTCGAACAAAATAGAACTCTAGTATTTTTAGGAGATTACGTTGATAGAGGCCCGTACCAACTTGAGAGCATATCTACGTTGCTGAAAGCAAAAATGGAGAATCCATCAAGACTCATGCTGCTAAGGGGAAACCATGAGTCTAGGAGCATGAACCTTTACTACGGATTCTATAACGTTGTGTTGAGCAGGTACTCGCAAGCCGTATACGAACTATTCGTTGACGTTTTTTCTAAGATGCCGGTTTGTACACTAATCAACGGAAAAGTCTTGTGCATCCATGGAGGCATAGCCGAGGGGCTAGAAAGCATAAACCAGCTAAGGATGCTTCCAAAGGGTGACGACGACCCTACGGACCCTATATACGTTCAGGTTCTATGGAATGACCCGGATGAGAGTGTCGATACATTTGCTCCAAGTTATAGAGGTTCAAATATCAAATTGTTTGGCGCACCCCCTCTTGAGAATTTCCTAAAGAAGAACGGGTTGAAGATGATTGTAAGGGCACATGAGCCCCAACCTGAAGGATTCAAGTTCATGTTCGGAAATAAACTGTTATCGCTATTCTCCTGTAGATACTACGGGATAAGGCCTGCGGCTGCCCTTTTAAATAAAAACGAAATCAAGATACTTAGCCTTGAGTAG
- a CDS encoding MBL fold metallo-hydrolase, translating into MITQIQDGLYLIDTMALGIRKFAAAYLLVDEKVALIDTGYASSLNVLLSDIRSIGLEPSELDYVIVTHVHLDHAGAAGSLTKIATKAKVLTHPRGVKHLIDPTRLISNVEEIYGQSAARFGKVEPVPPDRIYGVEDGACVSLGIMRLRFIHTQGHAPHHLCVYEETNSLLFTGDAVSGMYSDFPILVPPSVPPSFNFSVLIEDLRRLMSLEPRFLMVTHFGVRKASKNVFEDEISLLNWWKDFIASEREKSSDIESITDAACKALAKRFGVNVNDVPEYVRVSIKLAVEGMLGYLERSATQG; encoded by the coding sequence TTGATAACCCAGATTCAAGATGGTTTATATCTCATAGACACGATGGCGCTGGGCATTAGGAAATTTGCCGCAGCGTATCTTTTGGTTGACGAAAAGGTTGCGCTTATCGATACGGGCTATGCCTCATCACTAAATGTTCTTTTATCCGATATCAGGAGTATAGGTTTAGAACCTTCAGAGCTCGACTACGTAATAGTCACGCACGTTCATCTGGATCACGCAGGTGCAGCTGGCTCATTGACAAAAATTGCTACGAAGGCAAAGGTCCTCACACATCCACGAGGTGTGAAACATCTTATAGACCCGACGAGGCTTATTTCTAACGTAGAGGAAATTTATGGTCAATCGGCAGCTCGCTTTGGAAAGGTCGAACCCGTCCCTCCAGATCGTATATATGGAGTTGAGGATGGTGCTTGCGTATCTTTAGGAATAATGCGACTCAGGTTTATACATACACAAGGTCACGCACCCCATCACCTCTGCGTTTACGAAGAGACCAACTCTCTCTTATTTACCGGCGACGCTGTCTCGGGAATGTATTCGGACTTTCCGATACTAGTACCTCCGTCCGTTCCTCCAAGCTTCAACTTTTCCGTTTTGATAGAGGACCTAAGGCGCCTGATGAGTCTAGAACCAAGATTTTTGATGGTAACGCACTTCGGTGTCAGGAAGGCATCAAAAAACGTCTTTGAGGACGAGATCTCCCTGCTTAACTGGTGGAAAGATTTTATAGCTTCCGAAAGGGAAAAGAGTAGTGATATTGAGTCGATTACCGATGCGGCTTGCAAAGCTCTGGCTAAAAGGTTTGGTGTAAACGTAAATGATGTACCTGAGTACGTTAGGGTGAGCATAAAGTTAGCGGTCGAAGGTATGCTGGGATACTTGGAAAGGTCAGCTACTCAAGGCTAA
- a CDS encoding 3-isopropylmalate dehydratase large subunit, which translates to MGMTITEKILARASGKRTVSPGDVVFANVDKVMMHDVGGPGVWTVFQELKPIIGEVEKIWDPDKVWLTEDHFVPPIDKQSAENIKILEDIAKRYGIRKYFRYGLGQYGVCHTLSYEEALVLPGEVYVGTDSHTNTTGVVGAFAAGLGHTDIAYVLVHGKTWFKVPETLLFRIDGELRPYSTAKDLSLYIIHEIGTDGANYKAMQFSGPAIKAMDVDERATLTNMSTEAGAKNAIIEPDERLLQYLMSRTSSPLKPVYGDEDAEFFEIYDIDARTIDPLVAKPYSPGNVSSARELSDVEVDRVYVGSCTGGKITDLRMVASVLKGRKVKVRTEIVPATQRTYMQALREGLIEIFLQSGALVGAPTCGLCFGGHMGVLRKGEVCISTTNRNFPGRMGDRESKTYLASPLTAAATAVTGKITDPRDLIG; encoded by the coding sequence TTGGGTATGACCATAACCGAGAAGATATTGGCCAGAGCAAGCGGTAAGCGTACCGTGAGTCCGGGCGACGTCGTCTTTGCTAACGTTGATAAAGTTATGATGCACGACGTCGGCGGCCCGGGTGTCTGGACAGTATTTCAAGAACTGAAACCCATCATAGGTGAAGTTGAGAAGATATGGGACCCAGATAAGGTTTGGTTAACCGAGGATCACTTCGTCCCCCCGATAGACAAACAATCTGCCGAAAACATAAAGATACTCGAAGATATTGCCAAGAGATATGGGATACGTAAGTATTTCAGGTACGGCTTAGGTCAATACGGTGTCTGCCACACGTTATCCTACGAGGAGGCGCTGGTGTTGCCCGGCGAAGTGTACGTAGGCACAGATTCGCATACAAATACAACGGGTGTGGTTGGTGCGTTCGCTGCGGGTTTGGGTCACACAGACATAGCATACGTGCTAGTACATGGAAAAACTTGGTTCAAAGTCCCAGAAACTCTGCTGTTCAGGATCGATGGTGAACTTCGACCTTACTCCACGGCTAAAGACCTATCGTTGTATATAATACACGAAATCGGGACGGATGGAGCCAACTATAAAGCGATGCAGTTTTCCGGCCCCGCCATCAAGGCAATGGACGTGGACGAAAGAGCTACACTGACAAACATGTCAACGGAGGCAGGAGCCAAGAATGCAATAATTGAGCCAGATGAACGTCTGCTTCAATACTTAATGAGTAGGACTAGCTCACCACTAAAGCCCGTTTATGGTGATGAGGATGCTGAATTCTTTGAGATTTACGACATAGATGCAAGAACGATAGACCCCCTTGTCGCGAAACCTTACTCTCCTGGAAACGTATCTTCTGCAAGGGAACTTAGCGATGTAGAGGTCGATAGGGTTTACGTAGGCTCATGTACAGGAGGTAAAATAACGGATTTAAGAATGGTCGCAAGCGTTTTAAAGGGAAGGAAGGTAAAGGTTAGGACTGAAATAGTACCAGCGACGCAAAGAACATACATGCAAGCCCTAAGGGAGGGGCTGATAGAGATATTCTTACAGTCTGGTGCACTGGTAGGTGCGCCGACATGCGGTCTTTGCTTTGGCGGTCATATGGGTGTGCTTAGGAAGGGCGAGGTTTGTATCTCGACGACTAATAGGAACTTTCCAGGTAGGATGGGCGATCGGGAATCCAAAACATACTTGGCATCGCCCTTAACGGCCGCGGCTACTGCGGTAACAGGCAAGATAACCGATCCCAGAGACCTTATTGGGTGA
- a CDS encoding 3-isopropylmalate dehydratase small subunit codes for MEEILRGRVHKYGDNVDTDAIIPGRFLKEMDPKKLAEHAMEGIDPNFVKKVKPGDFIVAGKNFGCGSSREHAPIALRYSGIKAVLAKSFARIFYRNAVDGGHLIPIEIDNNVYERLSDGDEIEIDISKGIIRNLTKGEVYNIRPIPELVMKIIKAGGIFMFKHE; via the coding sequence TTGGAAGAAATATTGAGAGGACGTGTTCACAAATACGGCGACAATGTGGATACGGACGCTATAATACCAGGAAGATTTCTAAAAGAGATGGACCCAAAAAAGCTTGCTGAGCATGCCATGGAGGGCATAGATCCAAACTTTGTTAAAAAGGTCAAACCGGGAGACTTTATAGTTGCTGGTAAAAACTTTGGTTGTGGTTCTAGCAGAGAGCACGCGCCGATCGCCCTTAGATATTCCGGCATCAAGGCAGTTTTGGCGAAGTCCTTCGCTAGAATATTCTACAGGAATGCTGTCGACGGAGGTCATCTTATACCAATTGAGATAGACAATAACGTTTACGAGAGATTATCCGATGGTGACGAGATAGAGATCGATATATCAAAAGGTATCATCAGGAATTTGACTAAAGGCGAAGTCTACAACATACGGCCGATACCAGAGCTAGTGATGAAGATAATTAAGGCTGGCGGAATATTCATGTTTAAACACGAATAA
- a CDS encoding C2H2-type zinc finger protein — MEQKKYQCPYCEQSFDTEEDLSKHMDKIHIGKGVLEGSRRKW, encoded by the coding sequence ATGGAGCAGAAAAAGTACCAATGCCCTTACTGTGAACAATCTTTCGATACAGAAGAAGACCTTTCAAAGCATATGGACAAAATCCACATAGGTAAAGGGGTGCTCGAAGGTAGTAGGAGAAAGTGGTAG
- a CDS encoding DHH family phosphoesterase, protein MDSVRYFNELKRASELFRSSTSSALVIHHDDADGICSAAITLSALESLGIKANRVCIEKLHPAILSKIHSGDYDAYIYTDIGSGKAELIERLAGEKLVIILDHHDPVTVGKPNILNLNPELYGFSGERDVSGATATYLFAERLADVKHVAWASVVGSAELGGSLTSLNRIPLEHAVEVGDVEIRESAGRERYYIIPFGETWDRLSTKLTILGSVGYYANGPRKAVEFCIKKNLDEHEVEVLEEYRKQVFSKVMANLRRYGINHGDKVQWFSVGDSFAGMGTKVLGTFTSILAYRGFVDQRKYLVGFMNFPRVIPELGEIEGEWTKVSVRAPKLLTELINKGARPSVSKVVVEAAEYVEGYGDGHSTAASGLIPKGAEYDFLKKMEELV, encoded by the coding sequence GTGGACTCTGTGAGGTATTTTAACGAGCTTAAAAGAGCCAGCGAGCTCTTTAGATCGTCGACTAGCAGTGCTCTCGTCATCCATCATGACGATGCAGACGGCATATGCTCGGCAGCAATTACACTATCAGCCTTAGAGTCTTTAGGCATCAAGGCGAACAGAGTTTGTATCGAAAAGTTACACCCTGCAATACTCTCCAAGATCCATAGTGGCGATTATGATGCATATATTTACACGGATATAGGTTCGGGAAAAGCCGAGCTAATAGAGAGATTAGCTGGTGAAAAGCTCGTAATAATTTTAGACCATCACGACCCAGTCACTGTCGGTAAGCCCAACATTTTGAACCTTAATCCTGAACTTTACGGCTTTAGTGGTGAGAGGGATGTAAGTGGTGCAACAGCCACCTATCTTTTTGCGGAAAGGCTTGCGGATGTTAAGCACGTAGCATGGGCATCCGTAGTGGGCTCGGCGGAGCTTGGCGGGAGTTTAACGTCGCTGAATAGGATACCCCTCGAGCATGCAGTTGAGGTTGGCGATGTTGAAATCAGAGAATCAGCGGGAAGAGAAAGGTATTATATCATACCATTTGGGGAGACTTGGGATAGATTATCAACTAAGCTGACAATACTCGGAAGCGTAGGTTATTATGCCAACGGTCCTAGAAAGGCTGTAGAATTTTGCATCAAAAAGAATTTAGACGAACACGAGGTGGAGGTGCTAGAAGAATACAGGAAGCAAGTCTTCAGCAAAGTTATGGCTAATCTAAGAAGGTATGGCATTAATCATGGTGATAAAGTTCAGTGGTTCTCCGTTGGGGATAGCTTTGCAGGTATGGGAACTAAGGTCTTGGGAACGTTCACATCGATTTTAGCATATCGGGGATTTGTTGATCAAAGAAAGTACCTTGTTGGTTTCATGAACTTTCCACGAGTGATACCAGAATTGGGTGAAATAGAGGGCGAGTGGACTAAGGTATCGGTAAGAGCGCCTAAACTGCTGACAGAACTCATAAACAAAGGAGCGAGACCTTCTGTATCAAAGGTAGTCGTGGAGGCGGCTGAGTATGTCGAAGGTTATGGTGATGGGCACTCGACCGCCGCATCGGGCTTAATACCTAAAGGTGCTGAATATGATTTTTTAAAAAAGATGGAAGAGCTTGTATGA
- a CDS encoding M20 family metallopeptidase, producing the protein MDIRIDREFLLNLASALVRINTENPPGRELEAASFLAERLADLGIRSAVDRLDDVRANAICILEGSRAGPTLLLNSHLDTVPVGERDKWRVEPLGGLIRNGKLYGRGSADAKGSIAAMAASLKALLNFQEKIGGKVVLAAVADEEVGGIGTKALLSKYGRFDFAVVGEPTGLRVCTAHKGRLEVKVRVKGKPAHASMPHEGINAILAATSYCNEIERIAESLSKVKGHPLVGKPTVAVTMISGGIKSNVIPDECVLIIDRRLIPGEDPEAVKAEFEGAASKVMTERRGAEFFVSIVRYHKATEVITSERIVQAALRAVSKVLGVRSEPSGLPAYTDLGCIVAAGTPGVVLGPGELSQAHSYDESVPIEELEAAARIYCEIAMELLGRQE; encoded by the coding sequence ATGGATATACGTATAGATAGGGAATTCCTGCTGAACTTGGCCTCTGCACTCGTGCGGATAAACACGGAGAACCCACCCGGTAGAGAGTTGGAGGCTGCTAGTTTTCTGGCGGAGCGACTCGCAGATCTTGGTATAAGGTCCGCGGTAGACAGGCTAGACGATGTCCGGGCGAACGCCATTTGTATATTAGAGGGGAGCCGCGCAGGACCTACCTTGTTATTAAACTCCCACCTAGACACAGTGCCTGTCGGTGAGCGTGATAAATGGCGGGTGGAGCCTCTTGGCGGTCTTATTAGGAATGGTAAGCTTTATGGCAGGGGCTCGGCTGATGCAAAAGGCTCGATTGCAGCGATGGCCGCGAGCCTAAAGGCTCTTCTTAATTTTCAGGAAAAGATAGGCGGAAAAGTCGTGCTTGCTGCGGTCGCCGACGAAGAGGTTGGCGGCATCGGCACTAAGGCGCTCTTATCAAAGTACGGCAGGTTCGACTTTGCCGTCGTGGGCGAACCGACTGGGTTGAGAGTTTGTACCGCTCATAAGGGTAGATTAGAGGTAAAGGTCAGAGTAAAAGGCAAGCCTGCGCACGCTAGCATGCCCCATGAGGGGATTAACGCTATACTTGCCGCTACCTCCTACTGTAACGAAATAGAACGGATAGCCGAATCGTTATCAAAGGTTAAAGGGCATCCCTTGGTCGGTAAACCCACAGTAGCCGTTACAATGATAAGCGGCGGCATAAAATCTAACGTGATTCCTGATGAATGTGTGTTGATTATTGATAGGAGGCTTATACCGGGCGAGGATCCTGAAGCCGTGAAGGCAGAATTTGAAGGGGCGGCATCTAAGGTGATGACGGAAAGACGTGGTGCGGAGTTTTTTGTCTCCATCGTGCGATACCATAAAGCTACCGAGGTTATCACTTCAGAACGAATAGTGCAGGCGGCCTTAAGGGCTGTTTCAAAAGTACTTGGAGTTAGGAGCGAGCCTTCCGGCCTTCCAGCTTATACGGACCTTGGATGTATAGTTGCTGCTGGAACACCAGGCGTCGTGCTGGGACCCGGCGAGCTCTCCCAAGCACATTCCTACGACGAAAGCGTACCAATCGAGGAACTTGAAGCTGCTGCAAGAATCTACTGTGAGATAGCCATGGAGCTCTTAGGCAGGCAGGAATAG
- a CDS encoding phosphate uptake regulator PhoU codes for MIEVRKLQKVGAATLTVSLPKKWVLKKGLKPGDRITLIENEDGSLRLDVGETKSVEEAIFTINYDLCGSTATLKRLIIGAYLQGAGILKIVSSNALTTDVIHEIQATIDMLPGFEMVEQTYSSILVQSFIDPSKFPIEVLLKRLQIMVASMLNQIISSISEGTPVNVSEIVRQENKVDELYFLTIRQLFLALRRWHLGMTLGIESPIYAAGVRLVAKTLEDIGDVIENMAKDLNSVYKPSFKISSEIAKKIGDLGITVQTLFGKTMKAFFNLDIDLLSDVFNNISYVLEQQDRLTEEMLPILNDEKIASSLKTIIWGFGCIARNCEVIAEVAFNRFTRTPSNIISIEKA; via the coding sequence ATGATTGAAGTAAGAAAACTACAAAAGGTAGGCGCAGCAACGCTGACGGTATCCCTACCTAAGAAATGGGTGCTAAAAAAAGGCTTAAAGCCTGGGGACAGAATTACGCTCATAGAGAACGAGGACGGCTCTTTACGCTTAGACGTGGGAGAGACCAAGAGTGTAGAAGAAGCAATATTCACGATCAACTACGACCTCTGCGGCTCTACTGCCACGTTAAAAAGGCTGATAATAGGCGCATACTTGCAAGGAGCAGGTATTCTAAAGATAGTCTCGAGCAACGCGTTGACGACGGACGTGATTCACGAGATTCAGGCAACCATCGATATGCTGCCTGGCTTCGAGATGGTAGAACAGACTTACAGCAGTATACTCGTACAGAGCTTTATAGACCCTTCAAAGTTCCCTATTGAAGTTTTGCTGAAAAGGTTACAGATAATGGTGGCCTCTATGCTCAATCAAATAATTTCTTCGATATCTGAAGGTACTCCTGTGAACGTAAGCGAGATAGTCAGACAAGAGAATAAGGTAGACGAGTTGTACTTTTTAACTATAAGACAATTATTCTTAGCGTTACGTAGATGGCATCTCGGCATGACCCTTGGCATAGAAAGTCCGATTTACGCGGCAGGTGTACGGCTCGTAGCAAAAACGCTCGAAGATATAGGCGATGTGATCGAAAATATGGCAAAAGATTTGAATTCTGTATATAAGCCTTCTTTCAAAATAAGCTCAGAAATCGCTAAAAAGATAGGAGATCTTGGCATTACGGTCCAGACGCTCTTTGGTAAGACCATGAAAGCGTTCTTTAACCTCGATATAGACTTATTGAGTGATGTCTTTAACAACATTTCGTATGTGTTGGAGCAGCAGGATAGGTTGACCGAGGAGATGCTACCGATCTTAAACGATGAGAAAATCGCATCATCCCTTAAGACTATTATATGGGGCTTCGGATGTATAGCACGTAACTGCGAGGTAATAGCCGAGGTAGCTTTTAATAGGTTTACGAGAACCCCATCAAACATTATATCGATCGAGAAAGCCTGA
- the ilvD gene encoding dihydroxy-acid dehydratase, whose product MSKSNLKHRSRQVSEGIDRTPHRALLRALGLTYEEILRPFIAIANSWNEIVPGHMHLRELADRVKIGVRRAGGIPFEFNTIAICDGLAMAHEGMRASLPSRDIIADSVELIVKAHQYDAVVAIASCDKIEPGMMMALARLNLPSIFINGGPMLMGESGGRRFALGNVFEALGAYYKGQLTLEELYEIERIACPGPGSCAGLYTANTMAVLIEALGMSLPGSSTIPAVDVRRLYVAEKTGETVMRALETDLKPSDIITYEALRNAIAVDAAIGGSTNAVLHLMAIARELDVKLTLDDFDEISSKTPQLVELIPGGKYAMQDLDMAGGVPAIMKKLLDAGLIDGSVITITGKTLAENLKEFVQPANIGIIRSIDNPVRPTGAIVILRGNLAPDGAVVKISGVKRLKHEGPAKVFDCEEDAYSAVKQGNIEEGDVVVIRYEGPKGGPGMREMLSVTSAIVGSGMGESVALVTDGRFSGATRGLMVGHVSPEAFDGGPIAAIRNGDWIKVDAELKRLEVELDDDEIKKRLASWKRPEPKYKKGALARYTKYVSSASEGAVCK is encoded by the coding sequence TTGAGCAAGAGCAATTTAAAACACAGAAGCCGACAGGTATCGGAGGGCATCGATAGGACACCACATAGGGCCTTACTTAGGGCTTTGGGTCTAACGTATGAAGAGATCTTGAGACCATTTATAGCCATTGCGAACAGCTGGAACGAGATTGTGCCCGGACATATGCATCTAAGAGAATTAGCCGATAGGGTAAAGATAGGAGTAAGGCGCGCAGGCGGTATACCCTTTGAGTTTAACACCATAGCGATATGCGATGGTTTAGCTATGGCACACGAGGGCATGAGAGCATCCCTTCCGAGCCGTGATATAATAGCAGACTCTGTGGAGCTGATAGTTAAGGCACATCAATACGATGCTGTTGTGGCGATTGCCAGCTGCGACAAGATAGAGCCAGGCATGATGATGGCCTTAGCTAGGTTGAACCTACCATCGATCTTCATAAACGGTGGCCCTATGCTGATGGGTGAGAGTGGTGGTAGGCGTTTTGCCTTGGGTAATGTGTTTGAAGCTCTGGGTGCCTACTACAAGGGTCAGCTTACTCTTGAAGAGCTTTACGAAATCGAAAGAATCGCATGTCCAGGTCCCGGCTCCTGTGCCGGTCTTTACACTGCTAACACGATGGCCGTGCTGATAGAGGCCTTAGGAATGAGTCTGCCCGGTAGTTCCACGATACCTGCAGTTGACGTAAGGAGATTATACGTGGCAGAAAAGACCGGCGAAACAGTCATGAGGGCCTTGGAGACCGATTTGAAGCCCAGCGACATTATAACGTACGAAGCCCTCAGAAATGCCATAGCAGTTGATGCAGCTATAGGTGGTTCAACTAACGCCGTTTTACATTTAATGGCGATAGCTAGAGAGCTCGACGTAAAACTGACGCTCGATGATTTTGACGAGATAAGCAGTAAGACGCCACAACTCGTGGAGCTAATTCCGGGAGGAAAATACGCGATGCAGGACCTAGATATGGCCGGTGGTGTTCCAGCCATAATGAAAAAGCTACTCGATGCTGGCTTAATTGACGGGTCTGTTATTACGATAACAGGTAAAACTTTAGCGGAGAACTTGAAAGAATTCGTCCAACCTGCGAACATAGGAATTATAAGGTCTATTGATAACCCAGTGCGCCCAACGGGGGCCATAGTAATCCTAAGAGGTAACTTGGCACCAGATGGTGCTGTCGTGAAAATTTCCGGAGTTAAGAGACTTAAGCATGAAGGGCCTGCAAAGGTCTTCGATTGTGAGGAGGATGCTTATTCCGCGGTTAAGCAAGGAAACATCGAGGAAGGAGACGTCGTCGTGATAAGATACGAGGGGCCAAAAGGAGGCCCCGGTATGAGGGAGATGCTGAGCGTTACTTCAGCAATAGTTGGCAGTGGTATGGGAGAATCCGTAGCGTTGGTGACCGACGGAAGATTCTCGGGTGCTACTAGGGGTCTAATGGTTGGACACGTGTCTCCCGAGGCTTTCGATGGAGGGCCTATAGCCGCAATTAGAAATGGTGATTGGATAAAGGTTGATGCAGAGTTAAAGAGATTAGAAGTCGAACTCGATGATGATGAGATAAAGAAGAGGCTCGCGTCTTGGAAGAGGCCTGAACCTAAGTATAAAAAGGGTGCACTGGCAAGATATACGAAGTACGTCTCTTCAGCATCAGAAGGTGCAGTGTGTAAATAA